A genomic window from Indicator indicator isolate 239-I01 chromosome 10, UM_Iind_1.1, whole genome shotgun sequence includes:
- the TNR gene encoding tenascin-R, whose product MGTDSETPVLRNMLISFNLLLLGTILKPYECRLEVTTEPAGRPTVDEEGGLANCSPPIKEQPMVFHHIYNINIPLDSCCSSMFKSSGEEVSSEDDRLAEYAEQTSDSESQVTFTHKINLPKQACKCSTSLPSLQELLSRIEMLEREVSMLRDQCNSNCCQENAATGQLDYTPQCSGHGNFSLESCSCVCMEGWAGSNCSEPLCPRGCSSRGVCMEGQCICDNDYGGEDCSQLRCPAGCGSRGLCVDGECICEEGFTGEDCSELRCPRDCSGKGHCVNGTCVCREGFAGEDCSWLHCPNACSARGICQDGLCVCEEGYEGQDCSAVAPPKNLRVTGIGDNSIELTWDNPGAATEYVVSYQPAVPGGTQLQQRVPGDWSSITIMELEPGVAYNVSIYAVISDVLSMPVTSKVMTNLATPQGLKFKTITETTVEVQWEPFSFPFDGWEISFIPKNNEGGVIAQLPSTVTTFNQTGLKPGEEYTVTVVALKEQARSPPTSDSVSTLIDGPTQILVRDVSDTVAFVEWTPPRAKVDAILLKYGLADGEGGRTTFRLQPPLSQYSLQALRPGARYHLAVSALRGANESRPALAQFNTEIDAPKNLRVGSRTPASLELAWDNSEAEVQSYRVVYSTLAGEHYHEVLVPRDTGPTTRATLEDLVPGTEYGIGISAVMDSQQSMPATMNARTELDSPRDLLVTASTETSISLAWTKATGPIDHYRITFTPASGMASEVTVPRNESQLTLSELEPGTEYTISIIAERGRQQSLEATVDAFTGVRPITQLHFSQLTSSSVNITWSDPSPPADRLILSYSPRDEEEAQQVTLDGSRRHASLTGLQPSTEYLVSLVAMHGTISSEPVVGSITTGIDAPKDLRVGNITQESMTVYWSPPIAAFDHYRISYRSAEGRIDSTAIASDVTEYPLLHLEPATRYEIAMKSVRGREESEVTSITVHTAMDAPLGVTATNITPTEALLQWNPPLSDVESYVLVLTRRAVAGETILVDGVSQEYQLTNLLPSTTYTVSMYATNGPLTSQTISTNFTTLLDPPTNLTASEVTRRSALLSWVPPLGEIENYIMTYRTSDGSWKELIVDAEDTWIRLEGLSETTEYTVRLQAAQNTMRSGFISTTFTTGGRVFANPQDCAQHLMNGDTLSGVYTISINGDLSQRVQVYCDMTTDGGGWIVFQRRQNGLTDFFRKWADYRVGFGNLEDEFWLGLDNIHKITSQGRYELRIDMRDGQEAAYAYYDKFSIGDSRSLYKLRIGDYNGTSGDSLTYHQGRPFSTKDRDNDVAVTNCAMSYKGAWWYKNCHRTNLNGKYGESRHSQGINWYHWKGHEFSIPFVEMKMRPYNHRNISGRKRRSLQL is encoded by the exons ATGGGGACTGACAGTGAAACCCCAGTCCTGAGGAACATGCTCATCAGCTTCAACTTGCTTCTACTGGGCACCATTCTCAAGCCTTATGAGTGCCGGCTGGAGGTGACAACAGAACCAGCTGGGAGGCCAACAGTGGATGAGGAGGGTGGCCTTGCCAACTGCAGCCCACCCATCAAAGAGCAGCCAATGGTCTTCCACCACATCTACAACATCAACATCCCCCTGGACAGCTGCTGCTCATCCATGTTCAAGTCTTCGGGTGAGGAGGTGAGTTCAGAAGACGACCGGCTGGCAGAGTACGCGGAGCAGACCTCCGACAGCGAGAGCCAGGTCACCTTCACCCACAAGATAAACTTGCCCAAGCAGGCCTGCAAGTGCTCCACCTCCCTCCCATCCCtacaggagctgctgagcaggattgagatgctggagaggGAGGTCTCCATGCTCCGGGACCAATGCAACTCCAATTGCTGCCAAGAAAATGCAGCCACAG GGCAGCTGGATTACACCCCACAGTGCAGCGGCCACGGGAACTTCAGCCTGgagtcctgcagctgtgtgtgcatGGAGGGCTGGGCCGGCAGCAACTGCTCCGAGCCGCTGTGTCCGCGGGGCTGCTCCAGCCGCGGTGTCTGCATGGAGGGACAGTGCATCTGCGACAACGACTACGGCGGCGAGGACTGCTCCCAGCTGCGCTGCCCGGCCGGTTGCGGCTCCCGCGGGCTCTGCGTGGACGGCGAATGCATCTGCGAGGAGGGTTTCACCGGCGAGGACTGCTCCGAACTGCGCTGCCCCCGCGACTGCTCGGGCAAAGGGCACTGCGTCAACGGCACCTGCGTCTGCCGGGAGGGCTTTGCCGGGGAggactgcagctggctgcactGCCCCAACGCCTGCTCCGCCAGGGGGATCTGCCAGGATGGCCTCTGCGTCTGTGAGGAAGGCTACGAAGGGCAGGACTGCTCGGCAG TGGCTCCTCCCAAAAACCTGCGAGTGACAGGAATCGGTGACAACTCCATTGAGCTGACATGGGACAACCCAGGGGCAGCCACTGAGTATGTGGTCTCATaccagccagcagtgccagggggcacccagctccagcagcgagtgcctggggactggagcagCATCACCATCATGGAGCTGGAGCCGGGTGTTGCCTACAATGTCAGCATCTATGCAGTCATCAGTGATGTCTTGAGCATGCCTGTCACCTCCAAGGTGATGACCA ACCTTGCCACCCCGCAGGGGCTGAAGttcaaaaccatcacagagacGACAGTGGAGGTGCAGTGGgagcccttctccttccctttcgaTGGCTGGGAGATCAGCTTCATCCCCAAG aaTAACGAGGGCGGTGTGAttgcccagctccccagcaccgTCACCACCTTCAATCAGACAGGTCTGAAGCCAGGTGAAGAGTACACTGTCACCGTAGTGGCGCTGAAGGAACAAGCCAGGAGCCCTCCCACCTCCGACAGCGTCTCAACTC TCATCGACGGCCCGACGCAGATCCTGGTGCGGGACGTCTCAGACACGGTGGCCTTCGTGGAGTGGACGCCGCCACGCGCCAAGGTGGATGCCATCCTGCTGAAGTACGGGCTGGCGGACGGCGAAGGGGGCAGGACCACCTTCCGCCTGCAGCCCCCCCTCAGCCAGTACTCCCTGCAGGCCCTGCGCCCCGGCGCCCGCTACCACCTCGCCGTCAGCGCCCTCAGGGGTGCCAACGAGAGCCGGCCAGCCCTCGCCCAGTTTAACACAG AGATTGATGCCCCCAAGAACCTCCGGGTGGGCTCGCGGACACCCGCCAGCCTTGAGCTCGCCTGGGACAACAGCGAGGCTGAGGTGCAGAGCTACAGGGTGGTCTACAGCACCCTGGCCGGGGAGCACTACCACGAAGTCCTGGTGCCACGCGACACCGGTCCCACCACCCGGGCCACCCTTGAAG ATCTGGTGCCGGGGACAGAGTATGGCATTGGGATCTCAGCCGTGATGGACAGCCAGCAGAGCATGCCAGCAACCATGAATGCCAGGACTG AGCTTGACAGCCCTCGGGATCTCCTGGTGACGGCCTCCACAGAGACATCCATCTCACTGGCCTGGACCAAAGCCACAGGACCCATCGATCACTACCGCATCACCTTCACCCCTGCCTCAGGGATGGCCTCAGAAGTGACAGTGCCCAGGAATGAGTCACAGCTCACCCTCTCAGAGCTGGAGCCTGGGACAGAGTACACCATATCCATCATTGCCGAGAGGGGACgtcagcagagcctggaggcCACCGTGGATGCCTTCACAG GGGTCCGGCCCATCACACAGCTCCACTTCTCCCAGCTGACATCCTCCAGTGTGAACATCACCTGGAGTGACCCATCCCCACCAGCAGATCGCCTCATCCTCTCCTACAGCCCCCGGGATGAGGAGGAGGCCCAGCAGGTCACGCTTGATGGCAGCCGCAGGCACGCCAGCCTGACAGGCTTGCAGCCATCCACTGAGTACCTGGTGTCACTGGTGGCCATGCACGGTACCATCAGCTCCGAGCCCGTTGTGGGCTCCATCACAACAG GGATTGATGCGCCGAAGGACCTCAGGGTGGGCAACATCACCCAGGAGTCCATGACAGTGTACTGGAGCCCTCCCATCGCTGCCTTTGACCACTATAGAATCTCGTACCGCTCTGCTGAAG ggaggaTAGACAGCACTGCCATCGCCAGCGACGTCACCGAGTACCCCCTCCTGCACCTGGAGCCTGCCACCAGATATGAGATTGCGATGAAGAGTGTGCGGGGCCGGGAGGAGAGCGAGGTGACCTCCATCACCGTGCACACAG CCATGGATGCCCCCTTGGGGGTCACAGCCACCAATATCACCCCCACTGAGGCACTGCTGCAGTGGAACCCACCACTGTCAGACGTGGAGAGCTACGTCCTTGTCCTCACCCGCCGAGCAG TTGCAGGAGAAACCATTCTTGTGGATGGAGTCAGCCAGGAGTACCAGCTGACCAACCTCCTGCCCAGTACCACGTACACAGTCTCTATGTATGCCACCAATGGGCCTCTCACCAGCCAGACCATCAGCACCAACTTCACAACTC TTTTGGATCCTCCCACAAATCTGACTGCCAGCGAAGTCACTCGACGCAGTGCCCTGCTCTCCTGGGTGCCTCCCCTGGGAGAGATCGAGAACTACATCATGACCTACAGAACCAGCGATGGCAGCTGGAAG GAGCTGATAGTGGATGCTGAGGACACGTGGATCCGTCTGGAGGGGCTTTCTGAGACTACAGAGTACACTGTGCGCCTGCAAGCTGCCCAGAACACCATGAGGAGTGGCTTCAtctccaccaccttcaccaCAG GTGGCCGTGTCTTTGCTAACCCTCAGGACTGTGCCCAGCACCTGATGAATGGAGACACATTGAGTGGTGTCTACACCATCTCCATCAACGGGGACCTGAGCCAGCGAGTGCAGGTCTACTGTGACATGACCACTGATGGAGGTGGCTGGATT GTCTTCCAGAGGCGGCAGAACGGGCTGACCGATTTCTTCCGGAAATGGGCAGATTACCGAGTTGGCTTTGGAAACTTGGAGGATGAGTTTTGGCTGG GCTTGGACAACATCCACAAGATCACATCCCAGGGACGCTACGAGTTGCGAATAGACATGAGGGACGGCCAGGAAGCGGCGTATGCCTACTATGACAAGTTCTCCATCGGTGACTCCCGCAGCCTCTACAAGCTGCGAATCGGGGACTACAATGGCACTTCAG